In Streptomyces rapamycinicus NRRL 5491, the genomic stretch CTGTTCGACATCAACGTCAAGGGCGCCTTCTTCACCCTGCAAAAAGCGCTCCCGCTCCTCAACGAGGGCGCCTCGGTCGTGTTCACCGTGGGCGCGGGCGAAGGGATCGGAGCCGCCATGACCGCCGCCAAGGGTGCTCTGCTGCCCCTCATGCGGGCCCTCGCGCTCGAACTCGCCCCCCGCCGCATCCGCGTCAACGCCGTCAGCCCGGGAATGATCGACACCCCCGCCTACGGCAAGTTGGGCGTCTCCCGGGAAATGCTCGACTCCTGGGCCCGGGACGTCCCGCTCGGCCGCGTCGGCGCTCCCGCCGACATCGCGGAAGCCGTGGCCTTCCTCGCCTCGGACGCCGCCGGCTACATCACCGGCGACAACCTCACCGTCTCCGGAGGCATAGGCGTACACACCCGCCCCTGACGAGCGGTGGCGCGAAGCGCTACGCGCAGCCGCAGGAGTGGCGGACCACCAGAGCGGAGGGGAACTGCTTGACGCGTTCGCGGCGGGAGCCGGAGAGCCGGACGCCGTCGTCCAGGACCAGGTCGACCGCGGCGCGCGCCATCGCGGGGCGGTCGGAGCCGACCGTGGTCAGCGGGGGGTCGGTGAGGTGGGCTTCCTTCACGTCGTCGAAACCGGCCACCGCCAGCTCGCCGGGGACATCGATCCGCAGCTCACGCGCCGCCCGCAGCACGCCGAACGCCTGGTCGTCGGTGGCGCAGAAGATGGCCGGGGGCCGGTCGGGACCGGCGAGCAGTTCGAGTGCGACCTTATAGGCGTCGTAGCGGTTGTAAGGGGCCTGGAAGAGCCGGCCGTCG encodes the following:
- a CDS encoding SDR family oxidoreductase; amino-acid sequence: MSASAALITGGTSGIGKATAELLHSRGYRVMVTGVGNVANAGLPEDVTVVRADARSLPDLDHAMDRARRRFGSLDLLFLNAGISRPGPLESTDEDAFDALFDINVKGAFFTLQKALPLLNEGASVVFTVGAGEGIGAAMTAAKGALLPLMRALALELAPRRIRVNAVSPGMIDTPAYGKLGVSREMLDSWARDVPLGRVGAPADIAEAVAFLASDAAGYITGDNLTVSGGIGVHTRP